In the Sphingomonas sp. LM7 genome, one interval contains:
- a CDS encoding alpha-N-arabinofuranosidase: MKHWKQGLVSAAAVITMAAPALAQAPASVTVTVDTAKPGARIEPAIYGQFAEHLGRGIYEGLWVGTDSKIPNTNGYRNDVLAALKHIKVPVVRWPGGCFADEYDWRDGIGPKAKRPVRINRHWGGVTEDNAFGTHEFMNYSEMLGTDAYVAGNIGSMGPREMSQWVEYMTAEQGTLAEERKKNGRDKPWAVKYFGVGNETWGCGGSMRPEYSADLHRRYAEFVNAPAGKPKIVKVASGANASDYNFTDVMMRQARDRMNALSVHYYTLPTGKWDKKGAATGFNEDEWASTLGRAIFMDELISKHVEMMDKHDPEKKVALYVDEWGTWYDQESGSVPGFLYQQNSLRDAEVAALTLNIFHRHTDRVKMANIAQMINVLQAMILTDKGRMVLTPTYHVFDMYQPFQGATPYAADVKGPSYEKAGFKVPMIDVSAARGADGKLYLSLTNTDPNKPARVTTNLSGNARGRILTGPAIDTHNTFDRPNTIMPAPYSARSQGGKLTFDLPAKSVVVVAVD; this comes from the coding sequence ATGAAGCACTGGAAACAGGGCCTGGTCTCGGCCGCGGCTGTCATTACGATGGCCGCGCCGGCGCTTGCGCAGGCACCCGCCAGCGTCACCGTCACGGTCGATACCGCCAAGCCCGGCGCCAGGATCGAGCCGGCGATCTACGGCCAGTTCGCCGAGCATCTCGGCCGCGGCATCTATGAGGGGCTGTGGGTCGGCACTGACTCGAAGATCCCCAACACCAACGGCTATCGCAACGATGTCCTCGCCGCGCTCAAGCACATCAAGGTGCCGGTGGTTCGCTGGCCCGGCGGCTGCTTCGCCGACGAATATGACTGGCGCGACGGCATCGGCCCCAAGGCCAAGCGCCCGGTCCGCATCAACCGCCATTGGGGCGGCGTGACCGAGGACAATGCCTTCGGCACCCACGAATTCATGAACTATTCCGAGATGCTCGGCACCGACGCCTATGTCGCCGGCAATATAGGCTCGATGGGCCCGCGCGAAATGAGCCAGTGGGTCGAGTACATGACCGCCGAGCAGGGCACGCTGGCCGAGGAGCGCAAGAAGAACGGCCGCGACAAGCCGTGGGCCGTCAAATATTTCGGCGTCGGCAACGAGACCTGGGGCTGCGGCGGCAGCATGCGTCCCGAATATTCGGCCGATCTCCACCGCCGCTATGCGGAGTTCGTCAACGCTCCCGCCGGCAAGCCCAAGATCGTCAAGGTCGCCAGCGGCGCCAATGCCAGCGACTATAATTTCACCGACGTGATGATGCGCCAGGCGCGCGATCGGATGAACGCGCTCAGCGTCCATTACTACACGCTGCCCACCGGCAAATGGGACAAGAAGGGCGCCGCCACCGGCTTCAACGAAGACGAATGGGCCTCCACGCTCGGCCGCGCGATCTTCATGGACGAGCTCATCTCCAAGCATGTCGAGATGATGGACAAGCACGATCCCGAGAAGAAGGTCGCGCTGTACGTCGATGAATGGGGCACCTGGTACGATCAGGAATCGGGCTCGGTCCCGGGCTTCCTCTATCAGCAGAACAGCCTGCGCGACGCCGAAGTCGCGGCGCTCACGCTCAACATCTTCCACCGGCACACCGATCGCGTGAAGATGGCCAACATCGCACAGATGATCAACGTCCTCCAGGCGATGATCCTCACCGACAAGGGCCGGATGGTGCTGACCCCGACCTATCACGTCTTCGACATGTACCAGCCTTTCCAGGGCGCCACGCCCTATGCGGCGGACGTGAAGGGGCCGAGCTATGAAAAGGCCGGGTTCAAGGTGCCGATGATCGATGTCTCCGCTGCGCGCGGCGCCGACGGCAAGCTGTATTTGTCGCTGACCAACACCGATCCGAACAAGCCGGCGCGGGTGACGACCAACCTCAGCGGCAATGCCCGCGGCCGCATCCTGACCGGTCCGGCGATCGACACGCACAATACGTTCGATCGGCCGAACACGATCATGCCCGCGCCCTATTCGGCACGCAGCCAGGGCGGCAAGCTGACCTTCGACCTGCCGGCCAAGTCGGTCGTCGTGGTCGCGGTCGACTGA
- the araD1 gene encoding AraD1 family protein codes for MAFRLVQFRNSAGERGVAAFLEDGAAVRLNGVSTTYELALAALREGASLESAARARAGEAVDLTAAEAEGRLLGPIDHPDAAHCYVTGTGLTHLGSAEGRDKMHKAAAGGTLTDSMRMFNMGLEGGKPTDGQPGVQPEWFYKGDGSSLVGPGEPLPSPHFALDGSEEPEIAGIYIIDDEGRPRRLGFALGNEFSDHITERGNYLWLAHSKLRHASLGAELLVGELPADVRGTSKIVRGGETLWEKPFLSGEANMSHAIANLEHHHFKYGLFRRPGDLHVHFFGTATLSFADGIKTEEGDVFEVIAAPFTLPLRNPLKTVPGGEASVIPL; via the coding sequence ATGGCGTTCAGGCTCGTGCAGTTTCGTAATTCGGCAGGCGAGCGGGGCGTCGCGGCGTTCCTCGAAGACGGCGCCGCGGTTCGGCTGAACGGCGTGTCCACCACGTACGAACTGGCGCTCGCCGCGCTCCGCGAGGGTGCATCGCTGGAGAGCGCGGCGCGTGCGCGGGCAGGCGAGGCGGTGGACCTGACGGCGGCGGAAGCCGAGGGCCGGCTGCTCGGCCCGATCGACCATCCCGATGCCGCGCATTGCTACGTCACCGGCACCGGGCTCACCCATCTCGGCTCGGCCGAGGGGCGCGACAAGATGCACAAGGCCGCGGCCGGCGGCACGCTCACCGATTCGATGCGGATGTTCAACATGGGCCTCGAAGGCGGCAAGCCGACCGACGGCCAGCCCGGCGTCCAGCCCGAATGGTTCTACAAGGGCGACGGTTCGTCACTGGTCGGCCCCGGCGAGCCGCTCCCGTCGCCGCATTTCGCGCTCGACGGCAGCGAGGAGCCCGAGATCGCCGGCATCTATATCATCGACGATGAAGGCCGTCCGCGCCGCCTGGGCTTCGCGCTCGGCAACGAATTCTCGGACCATATCACCGAGCGTGGCAATTATCTCTGGCTCGCCCATTCGAAGCTGCGCCATGCCTCGCTCGGCGCCGAACTGCTCGTCGGCGAGCTTCCGGCCGACGTCCGCGGCACCAGCAAGATCGTCCGGGGCGGCGAAACGCTCTGGGAGAAGCCCTTCCTCTCGGGCGAGGCGAACATGTCGCACGCCATCGCCAATCTCGAGCATCACCATTTCAAATACGGGCTTTTCCGCCGCCCCGGCGACCTTCACGTCCATTTCTTCGGCACTGCGACGCTGTCGTTCGCCGACGGCATCAAGACCGAGGAAGGCGATGTCTTCGAAGTCATCGCCGCGCCGTTCACGCTGCCGCTGCGCAATCCGCTCAAGACCGTGCCGGGCGGGGAGGCCAGCGTAATTCCGCTTTGA
- a CDS encoding TonB-dependent receptor codes for MALKRRILCSASLVALTSLAAPAAAQTDPVTSQETQDTLDQQTQDDIVVTGVRASLIEGLQNKRDATQIIESVVAEDVGKLPDNNVVEALQRVTGIQVTNRTGGEASAISIRGLSDITTTWNGRNIFTASGRQFALADIPANLVRRIDVYKTRAAEQIETGIAGQVDVFTRRPLDFDGFAFSASARGIYNEQADTFNPNVSALLSNRWSTGAGDIGVLVNVSYAKTKYRDQSVTAGAMVPFATATAPPAGWTPLERIQPTDGRAPGQQLWIPGLQPGLPTAPGSTLAINGANVPYYLSRDAVFMSDLYGERERPAVNAALQWAPNESSEYTFEFFWDGYRNTTFNNLFFTFVDWWGNLGPNPAGSFTLFPDTNIMKTRTVGAPFEFNSGDATKQRTDSFVYALSGKWSIGDRLKLAADAAYQKSEFNTEFLAMRTTRVANSVFVDFNQGGGITAFQFDNNVLLRDPAQWTVGELYDNANRNKGNAWTGTIDGDYDVGAFLKTISFGVRYDKRNASEASRAQDAPSLNRPFASLDPGFRFYNKPFFDGRSNVPRSWVVANGYYLFDHADDVRSLYRSTVDPGIQTSDALTLNENFNIDETTWAAYLQGDFELGPLRVQAGVRYVNVKTDMNFLDAISGAATGASATTDEFLPSATLRYDITDNLRLRFNYGKTLRRPNFVDLNPNLNLTGDLTNVGYGSGSGGNPDLAPTRATNYDAALEWYFENDSAIYATLFRREIDGLVVPFRSIEQVTGTGLNTTTFIINRPTNASEGVLKGAEIGLVYFPTLPGLLNGLGVQGSVTFLDSKQNIPIQDASGTVTGEVETPFFGVSDLSYNVTLAYDNGPVGARLSYVWRKEFLNNNEASLFANPIGIWRRPEKSLDLQLTAKVNRRLAVTLDAVNLTEELSQSYYAFGDAGGPDTHSFGTSVLGRTFALGLRYSFD; via the coding sequence ATGGCTCTGAAGCGCAGGATTCTCTGTTCGGCGTCGCTTGTCGCGCTGACGTCGCTGGCGGCGCCCGCCGCAGCACAAACCGACCCGGTCACATCGCAGGAAACCCAGGATACGCTCGACCAGCAGACCCAGGACGACATCGTCGTCACTGGCGTCCGCGCCAGCCTGATCGAAGGATTGCAGAACAAGCGCGACGCCACCCAGATCATCGAATCGGTGGTGGCCGAGGATGTCGGCAAGCTCCCCGACAACAATGTCGTCGAAGCGCTCCAGCGCGTTACCGGCATCCAGGTGACCAACCGCACCGGCGGTGAGGCTTCGGCGATCTCGATCCGTGGCCTCTCCGACATCACCACCACCTGGAACGGCCGCAACATCTTCACAGCCTCGGGCCGCCAGTTCGCGCTGGCGGACATCCCCGCCAACCTCGTCCGGCGGATCGACGTCTACAAGACCCGCGCCGCCGAGCAGATCGAGACTGGCATCGCCGGCCAAGTCGACGTGTTCACGCGCCGCCCGCTCGATTTCGACGGCTTCGCTTTCTCCGCCTCGGCGCGCGGCATCTACAACGAGCAGGCCGACACGTTTAATCCCAACGTGAGCGCACTGCTCAGCAACCGCTGGTCGACCGGCGCCGGCGATATCGGCGTGCTGGTCAATGTCAGCTACGCCAAGACCAAGTACCGCGACCAGAGCGTGACCGCGGGCGCGATGGTGCCCTTCGCCACCGCGACAGCCCCGCCCGCCGGCTGGACCCCGCTGGAGCGCATCCAGCCGACCGACGGGCGCGCGCCGGGTCAGCAGCTGTGGATCCCCGGCTTGCAGCCCGGCCTCCCGACTGCTCCCGGCTCGACGCTGGCGATCAACGGCGCGAACGTGCCCTATTATCTCTCGCGCGACGCGGTGTTCATGAGCGACCTCTATGGCGAGCGCGAGCGGCCGGCAGTCAACGCCGCGCTGCAATGGGCGCCCAACGAAAGCTCCGAATATACGTTCGAGTTTTTCTGGGACGGGTATCGCAACACGACGTTCAACAATTTGTTCTTCACCTTCGTCGACTGGTGGGGAAATCTCGGGCCCAACCCGGCGGGCAGCTTCACGCTCTTCCCCGACACCAACATCATGAAGACCCGCACGGTCGGCGCGCCGTTCGAATTCAACAGCGGCGATGCGACCAAGCAGCGCACCGACAGCTTCGTCTATGCGCTGAGCGGCAAGTGGAGCATCGGCGACCGCCTCAAGCTCGCCGCCGACGCGGCCTATCAGAAGAGCGAGTTCAACACCGAATTCCTGGCGATGCGCACCACCCGCGTGGCCAATTCGGTGTTCGTCGATTTTAACCAGGGCGGCGGCATCACTGCCTTCCAGTTCGACAACAATGTGCTGCTGCGCGATCCGGCGCAATGGACGGTCGGCGAGCTCTACGACAACGCCAATCGCAACAAGGGCAATGCCTGGACCGGCACGATCGACGGCGATTATGATGTCGGTGCGTTTCTCAAGACGATCAGTTTTGGCGTCCGGTATGACAAGCGCAATGCCAGCGAAGCTTCGCGCGCGCAGGACGCCCCGTCGCTCAATCGGCCCTTCGCTTCGCTCGATCCGGGCTTCCGTTTCTACAACAAGCCATTCTTCGACGGCCGTTCGAACGTGCCGCGCAGCTGGGTGGTCGCCAACGGCTATTATCTGTTCGACCATGCCGACGACGTGCGGTCGCTCTATCGCAGCACGGTCGACCCCGGCATCCAGACCAGCGACGCGCTGACGCTCAACGAGAATTTCAACATCGACGAGACGACCTGGGCGGCCTATCTCCAGGGCGATTTCGAGCTCGGGCCACTGCGGGTCCAGGCCGGCGTGCGCTACGTCAACGTCAAGACCGACATGAACTTCCTCGACGCGATCAGCGGCGCCGCGACGGGTGCCTCGGCGACCACCGACGAGTTCCTGCCGAGCGCGACGCTGCGCTACGACATCACCGACAATCTGCGGCTGCGCTTCAACTACGGCAAGACGCTGCGCCGCCCGAACTTCGTCGACCTCAACCCCAATCTCAACCTCACCGGCGACCTGACCAATGTCGGCTACGGCTCGGGCAGCGGCGGCAATCCCGACCTCGCCCCGACCCGCGCGACCAATTACGACGCCGCGCTGGAATGGTATTTCGAGAATGACAGCGCGATCTACGCCACGCTGTTCCGCCGCGAGATCGACGGGCTGGTCGTGCCGTTCCGCAGCATCGAACAGGTCACCGGCACCGGGCTCAACACCACCACCTTCATCATCAACCGCCCGACCAACGCATCGGAAGGCGTACTGAAGGGCGCCGAAATCGGCCTGGTCTACTTCCCCACTCTCCCCGGCCTGCTTAATGGCCTGGGCGTGCAGGGCAGCGTGACCTTCCTCGATTCGAAGCAGAACATCCCGATCCAGGATGCGTCGGGAACGGTGACCGGCGAAGTCGAGACGCCGTTCTTCGGCGTGTCGGACCTGTCGTACAACGTCACGCTCGCCTATGATAACGGCCCGGTCGGCGCGCGGCTCTCCTATGTGTGGCGCAAGGAATTCCTCAACAACAACGAGGCCTCGCTGTTCGCCAATCCGATCGGCATCTGGCGCCGCCCGGAAAAGAGCCTCGATCTCCAGCTGACGGCCAAGGTCAACCGGCGGCTGGCGGTCACGCTCGACGCGGTGAACCTCACCGAAGAGCTCAGCCAATCCTATTACGCATTCGGCGACGCGGGCGGACCCGACACGCACAGTTTCGGCACGTCGGTTCTCGGCCGCACCTTCGCGCTCGGCCTGCGCTACTCGTTCGACTGA